In a single window of the Schistocerca americana isolate TAMUIC-IGC-003095 chromosome X, iqSchAmer2.1, whole genome shotgun sequence genome:
- the LOC124556691 gene encoding uncharacterized protein LOC124556691: MGEAEPGSNAAEGSAADGDSAGSSGEGSVGGSSGGGGGEQPMDLSVGGARRRCGREVPALIPLALVRRVQRQQRQLAAAAAGDPRALLYTQLLHHFHAQEMLRRQFALQAARMLQTAQDASSAIHGGADAAMASDAADKCAAESEARRRRRPLTGKHVRQGTGASPATLLTLRRKIEARQRRHALPAASVL, from the exons ATGGGAGAGGCGGAACCGGGCAGTAACGCGGCTGAAGGATCCGCGGCGGACGGCGACAGCGCCGGCAGCAGCGGCGAAGGGAGCGTCGGCGGTagcagcgggggcggcgggggcgagcAGCCGATGGACCTGAGCGTGGGCGGCGCGCGGCGGCGCTGCGGCCGGGAGGTGCCGGCGCTGATTCCGCTGGCGCTGGTGCGGCGCGTACAGCGCCAGCAGAGGCagctggccgccgccgccgccggcgaccCGCGCGCGCTGCTCTACACCCAGCTGTTGCACCACTTCCACGCGCAGGAAATGCTGCGCAGGCAGTTCGCCCTCCAGGCAGCGCGAATG TTACAGACGGCGCAGGACGCATCGAGCGCGATCCACGGGGGAGCAGATGCGGCGATGGCATCCGATGCGGCGGACAAGTGCGCCGCGGAGTCAGAGGCGCGCCGGCGAAGGCGGCCGCTTACGGGGAAGCACGTGCGCCAGGGAACAGGCGCCAGTCCCGCTACGCTGCTCACTCTGCGCAGGAAGATAGAGGCTCGCCAGCGGCGACACGCGCTGCCCGCTGCCAGCGTGCTCTGA